The Pongo abelii isolate AG06213 chromosome 20, NHGRI_mPonAbe1-v2.0_pri, whole genome shotgun sequence genome window below encodes:
- the SAMD1 gene encoding sterile alpha motif domain-containing protein 1, which yields MAGPPALPPPETAAAATTAAAASSSAASPHYQEWILDTIDSLRSRKARPDLERICRMVRRRHGPEPERTRAELEKLIQQRAVLRVSYKGSISYRNAARVQPPRRGATPPAPPRAPRGAPAAAPPPTPAPPPPPAPVAAAAAPARAPRAAAAAATAPPSPGPAQPGPRAQRAAPLAAPPPAPAAPPAVAPPAGPRRAPPPAVAAREPPLPPPPQPPAPPQQQQPPPPQPQPPPEGGAARAGGAARPVSLREVVRYLGGSGGAGGRLTRGRVQGLLEEEAAARGRLERTRLGALALPRGDRPGRAPPAASARPSRSKRGGEERVLEKEDDDDDEDEDDEDDVSEGSEVPESDRPAGAQHHQLNGERGPQSAKERVKEWTPCGPHQGQDEGRGPAPGSGTRQVFSMAAMNKEGGTASVATGPDSPSPVPLPPGKPALPGADGTPFGCPPGRKEKPSDPVEWTVMDVVEYFTEAGFPEQATAFQEQEIDGKSLLLMQRTDVLTGLSIRLGPALKIYEHHIKVLQQGHFEDDDPDGFLG from the exons ATGGCGGGGCCCCCGGCCCTACCCCCGCCGGAGACGGCGGCGGCCGCCACCACGGCGGCCGCCGCCTCGTCGTCCGCCGCTTCCCCGCACTACCAAGAGTGGATCCTGGACACCATCGACTCGCTGCGCTCGCGCAAGGCGCGGCCGGACCTGGAGCGCATCTGCCGGATGGTGCGGCGGCGGCACGGCCCGGAGCCGGAGCGCACGCGCGCCGAGCTCGAGAAACTGATCCAGCAGCGCGCCGTGCTCCGGGTCAGCTACAAGGGGAGCATCTCGTACCGCAACGCGGCGCGCGTCCAGCCGCCCCGGCGCGGAGCCACCCCGCCGGCCCCGCCGCGCGCCCCCCGCGGGGCCCCCGCCGCCGCGCCGCCGCCCACGCCcgctccgccgccgccgcccgcgcccgtcgccgccgccgccgccccggcCCGGGCGCCCcgcgcggccgccgccgccgccacagcGCCCCCCTCGCCCGGCCCCGCGCAGCCGGGCCCCCGCGCGCAGCGGGCCGCGCCCCTGGCCGCGCCGCCGCCCGCGCCAGCCGCTCCCCCGGCGGTGGCGCCCCCGGCCGGCCCGCGCCGCGCCCCCCCGCCCGCCGTCGCCGCCCGGgagccgccgctgccgccgccaccACAGCCGCCGGCGCcgccacagcagcagcagccgccgccgccgcagccaCAGCCGCCGCCGGAGGGGGGCGCGGCGCGGGCCGGCGGCGCGGCGCGGCCCGTGAGCCTGCGGGAAGTCGTGCGCTACCTCGGGGGCAGCGGCGGCGCCGGCGGCCGCCTAACCCGCGGCCGCGTGCAGGGGCTgctggaggaggaggcggcggcgcGAGGCCGCCTGGAGCGCACCCGTCTCGGAGCGCTTGCGCTGCCCCGCGGGGACAGGCCCGGACGGGCGCCGCCGGCCGCCAGCGCCCGCCCGTCTCGCAGCAAG AGAGGTGGAGAAGAGCGAGTGCTTGAgaaagaagatgatgatgatgatgaagatgaagatgatgaagatgatgtgTCAGAGGGCTCTGAAGTGCCCGAGAGTGACCGTCCTGCAGGTGCCCAGCACCACCAGCTTAACGGCGAGCGGGGACCTCAGAGTGCCAAGGAGAGGGTCAAGGAGTGGACGCCCTGCGGACCGCACCAGGGCCAGGATGAAGGGCGGGGGCCAGCCCCGGGCAGCGGCACCCGCCAGGTGTTCTCCATGGCAGCCATGAACAAGGAGGGGGGAACAG cTTCTGTTGCCACCGGGCCAGATTCCCCGTCCCCCGTGCCTTTGCCCCCGGGCAAACCAGCCCTACCTGGGGCCGACGGGACCCCCTTTGGCTGTCC TCCCGGGCGCAAAGAGAAGCCATCTGATCCCGTGGAGTGGACGGTGATGGATGTCGTCGAATATTTTACTGAGGCTGGATTCCCGGAGCAGGCGACAGCTTTCCAAGAGCAG GAAATTGATGGCAAATCTTTGCTGCTCATGCAGCGCACAGATGTGCTCACCGGCCTCTCGATCCGCCTCGGGCCAGCCCTGAAAATCTACGAGCACCACATCAAGGTGCTTCAGCAAGGCCACTTTGAGGATGATGACCCCGATGGCTTCTTAGGCTGA